In the genome of Caenorhabditis elegans chromosome IV, the window caaacttttttgaaaaattaaaaagtctaGATATTTACATCGAATTTTCATTTGGTTGatgactaaaaaaaattaaatgtataaagtgaaacggtaatttttttagatttttttaaaatatctacATTCTCAACTTCATAGTTTAAGCTCCGCTATATatctttcatttgattttaacagttttcagggcttaaaaaatttcacaaaaatcaggAAAGTCATCTATACCATTTATTTCAACCGAAAGAAACTGGTACCTACAGAAAGAAAAGCTTTAatatttccaggaaaaaaagagaaaagttgGCAAACCTTGTGCACTTTGATCATGTTTTGTATTTCCaataaaacatatattttctgtttcttattctatttttctctatttctctaaCTTTTCCTTTAAACACCTCCTGctccattttcagaatgtgtcttcttttcaaacaatttttcgttcaaaagaaaaaccgTTGCATTGTTGGAAATTCTTAAGGAAATGTTCGGTATTTTTAGCTAACAGGAAAAAAACTGTGACCAAGTTGGCAAATATCACCAAAAGTAATACAAGAGGAAGtaaaaaaacagtttgaagGTAAATTTAACTTATGTGCAGAAATAGTTAATAATCGAATTGTTTTGCGCAGTTTCGAGGTggtttttttaagaaaaaaattttcttcctgTTAGCtacaaaaaccgaaaatttcataGAGAATTCCCAGCAATTCatgttattaaaattaaaaaaaaaacaaaagtttgagcACAGTATTTACTGATTTGcagaaacagtaaatttttaaaaacattttcagccaatttcaAGAATATTTTCAACGAACTTTTCAGTATCTTAGTTTCAacaccataacttttttacaatttgTTCCCCATTTGTTCGTCcctattttttcacatttttggccaaaagttttctgaaacttggCAGCCAGAAAGAGCGcatgaatattcaattttatgcTCCCAGTCAGGGTAACTTtaaggaaaaaatggaaaaccaaTTGGTCAGGATGTGATGTATTTTATGAGTCAGGCAAACAGGAAATTAGGAATTAAGATGAGCAAAGATTAGTTTTGAACGATAAAGTTAATGTAATACAATGGTTCAAGTGTCcaaatttaatgtttcattGAAACAGTTggctgcattttttttaaaacaaaaacgttGGCATTGTCGTTGGCTTcgtaaaaagtttaaataggttttttcaaggaataactttaaaataaaccacaaatttagttttaaacgTATATAATTTGGCACAAAGTTaacaaaaacctttaaaaaaagaacaactTTTGTGCACAGAGTCTCGAAGCATTTGGAAAAAGtgtattaaaatttagaaaaattccaatagaagttttaatgatttacaatgtttactgtttcattttttctcattaataAGCTACAGCTAATTAatcgttttccttttttttggcgaaactttttgaaaatatcaattttcagaatttttcttcACGATTAAGTTATAcgttaaaaaacaatttgttaCCTATTTTTTGTATAAGTAGCATTTgcaataactcaaaaaatttatttgctgGATCAATTCAGCAAGAAACCAAGCTATAACTTTTTATAAATCTACacatttttattctaaataaatgttattttctaaaatagaaaaatgaaagaaaagtGCAAATATCACCAGTTATATATCAAAAATGGATCTTATTTCTTCCTGATGACAAAAGAATATTATAAACACTCACATATCTACATGACAAAacggaagaaaaaaatgaggaaaaaagtGAGTACGCATATTTTCCTCCTCTATTTTGAGATACATTTTGCTCCTTTTTATGCAATTTTATGcaattttacttttattcggtttatagaaaaaagaaacacgtGTGTTTTGGTAGAACGTTTTTTAATGCTTCAAACGATAGATTATTGAATCtggagaaaatgttttcaatcaaaacatGGACATTTTATGAGAAGTTGGCACCGttttctgacaaaattttaaattttaaacttcgaATTTAAAAGTGCATAGAGGAAGTCGGGATTTTTCATGAAGCATTTGACACctaatgttatttttttgcaacgttacagtgaaaaaaattatcaacccTACTATTGTTTCAGTCAAGAATTTACTCACTTTATGAAAcatgttgaaattttaacaaactATATACTCAAACAAGTTATCAAAATAATTAGGCTCGTTCAGATGGCGAGTAAGATATTACTTTTGTAGATGAGAAAGTAAGTTTCGAGATTTTCGAACTAGAAGAAATCTACtcagaaattagtttttttggaatattttcctaaaatttcaaacccagattatttttgttacttttcaCTTTAACCGACTGCGACAATCCAACCAATGTCACATTAGCAATGCTACGGGGTTTAAAAACAcgatgaaacagaaaaaaaatttccaaaaaattgaaagtttaggAATAAACTCGTACTTAACACGGTTATCATTTAAAGCGACAGAAACCCATTTATACCTCAacaggaaattaaaattccttTGAGTTATTTGATGCtccaaatgttttattaaattttcaaattttgtaaaaaacttACCGATGGTGAGCTCATATTGACGGAGGAATTATGAGAAGTATAATGTAACAGTTTGCGAAGAAATATGTAGCAAACTGAGAAAAATTAGCTTCAATTTGATGTTTATTGAGAGTAAAGGAGAtgtgagaaaaataaagaaataatagttttatggaaatttaCGGGGAATATTTATGAGGGAAAAAAGAGCATTACTCATTCGTCGTGAAACTTCGAAATCGTTCGGGGTGATCTTGTACAAATAATGAATTaaaggaaaacaaaaagttgcagaaactaagaaattttaatttaacttGAAACTCAAAACTATCGGCCTGTGACATTATGAAAATAACATCGTGATgttttgaaacaggaaaaaatgtgaaaacctGGTACATTTTTCCCGAGGCTTGGCAGTTATAGTGGATACATTCCACGTGTACTTTTACATTATTTATGTTCAAATAAGgtacttttccaaaattttgaactattaTGAGAGTACTGACATATTTTGGCCGTCTCTTCCCCCTTAATTGTTTCTCTGCAAAATGGTTCGTAACCGCGCTCTATCGCTCACTACCCAGAAGACATTCCAACCTGGGAAGATACAATTATTTGAGATATttatgaaacaaataaaaaattgatctacTCGATTTACTGCGTACAAATCAATAATGATCTAACGCAGTTCCAACtctgttttttctcattccaTTATCGATTTTGTCCATTCTCATCAGTCAAAATGGATCAAATTCACAAATATCCGGCATATActcaatatttcaatattcCTGCCACAATTCTTGCTGCTATTCTCTGCTATCAATATGATGTATATGATTTATCAATTGATGAACACAGATATTCTATAATTGCAATTATCGTCTCAATTCTTATCAGTGGCTCACTTATTGCAATTACCAAATCATACAGATGGGGCAACGATTCGGAGTATGAAAGTGGACATTTGggaaatttcaagcaaaactATAGAATTGGATCTTATGGAATTGCTATGTTCAGTTTTTCTGGAATGTCATACTTTTGTAGCTACCAAAGATATCCAATTGTGAGTTGTTTGGAAACATTGTTTTGTGAATAACCTAATCTTCCTTTCAGTCGGCTTTATTTTCATTCTTTGTGTTCAATGCGACATCCGCCATGATCTATTTTGTGTTCGTTTGGGAGTTACAACCATTGTGTCGTGGAATGAAATACAAGAAAGGATGGAAAGATGCTCTTGTTCTGTGTAGTCCGGTACTGGGCGCCCTTGTCATATCATTCATCATATCAATTTGCATTGTGCATTTTTGCGAAATGCGGAAAGTATGGTTTGCTGCTCTCTATTACGTTCCACAAATGTTCCTCAATCATCAAACATGTTCGACAGTTCAGAATGGAGAAATTGAGCTTGTCCAgatgaaagaaaaatgcaGTCCGATGGTTTGTTTTGAGATTAtttgaaatcaataaatataatttctttTAGAAAGCAATTGGGAATCAATCGGCATGATCTAACAAGTACTTTGACCTTTCTCTCGGTCGCTGCTCTTTATTCTTCTCGTTTTCTGTGTTTAAATacaatttctcattttactGGTGACAAtactattttttccataaGTAGAAGGTCATGCGGAGAACAAAATACTGTAAATCTTCTagattgtttcaaaataaattgaaaatttgtgctTAATTTTTACCGACACAAACGGAGCCAGAAAGAAGGACTTGAAAAATAACgtatctgaaacagtaaataaaaGTTTGCGTTTCCACATTTAGTATACTAACATTTTTGCCGTTGCTTCAAACCAGTTTTTCTTTCTAGAGTGCTAAAACTCAATGAAAACCTGGTACCACGCTATTCTACTTTAAttaatttgagcttttttattttattattttttctcactttttcagGGCGTTTGCCGGGCAAAATGCGGCGTACCATAATTTAtgtgaaaagtgaaaacatTCCAATCTTGAGGCTGATAACATTCCAACAAAACAGTCACCACAAACCTACTTTtatgaatttcgaaaaaatcagttaCCTACAGTTTAAATGTCTGATAAAGAACTTTGGAATGATATTACCGTAGCTGAttctatttaattttaattttaatttttttgagattacaatatcatttttttcaatccaaaAAGTTAGGTTATCGTTCAGAATACAAAAGCAGATATTATACGCCGCaggaaattgcatttttgtgAGCTCATTGATGCtccaaatgatttttttccaattaaaaaaaaaaatattatttttcaagaaacctACCGATGGGGAGCTCATGTTGGAGACGGAATCTTTGGAAATATATGTAACAATAAgtgaaaatatgtagaaaactAGATGAAATTGGCTCCGATTAGGAAAAAGAGATgagcaaagaaaaatgaaagtgaAAATATGTATTATGGAAATTTACTTGGAATATTTATGTGAAACAAGAAATATTTATATACGTGTTGTGAAATATCGGAAAGCGTTTATTTCAACTgtagatgatttttttcaaaaaagtagaaagcCCTACtaactgaaacaattttcaaaaattaaatagaaatggtgaaacagttgaaattttttcatcagCACACACTAacctaatttaatttttttcaagttcgtctttaaattttcaaactaaactAACCTCAATCAAATCGGGCAAActtccattttcactttttcctctGCCACGTAACGCGATGGATTGCAAATGTACAGGATCCTGACCACCTGCTCCATGTTGTAAAGACAATCGTCGTCGAGCTGAATCAATTGAAGCAGCTATCCTTCCACGACGTTTCGTTGGTCCACTGCTGCTCGCCGAGCCAGGTGCAGATGTGGAAGAAGAGCCGCCAACATTGTCAACGTCGATTGAAAACCGACGGAAGAATGACGTCACTGACATTAATTGATCGAAGATGTtctgaaataaacattttaataaatttttataggcTCTGCAATTGAGCTGTAGCAAAAATTACGGAAATTAtgtcaaaaaatcggaaacaaaaaaacctctgttttttacaactttttataaataaacggaaatgaaatataattttcttttatcGAACTTCAATTACAGTATTCCGCAcggtttcattttgaaaagcaCGGGGTCTTAAATTAGAGCCAACATTGTGTACATACATTTCTGTGCATACATATCGTTTTGCTGAAAcggtgaattttttaatcttaacttgaaaaatcgaattagcAGTTACAGTAATGGAAAACAAGGtgattagtttcaaaaaattcaatatgttAAAGCAAACTGGCATAATATGGAGGATAATATGTTTTTATAACTGATCATCTTTATTAGCCTCTGAATTGAATAATTGGTTGGAAATAgaagaattattttattccaatgctattttctaataattgaAAAGTACACGAACCATTGCTAaacattttcggaaatttttctgTTAGCAAACATCAACACCCACAAGTCGCAAATCAAACTATGACTGAAACAATCTTaatatcaactttttgaaatttttcagcaagcAAAATCTcgtgattcattttttgttccattttCGGCCAAGAATTATTTCTGAAGCGCATTAGAGcatgaaatcaagaaaatgtgTCTGAAAACAAACAAAGGAAGTtgttataaaacatttttcagttttagctGGAACATTAAGCATTTCATGTCACGCCCATTTTGCTAGGGAGAAGGAGAAGCTGTGTGTTCCttgttgaagaagaaaaaaaaattgattctgtGGTCGGGGAACTTTAAATTGAAcgagaaaaatttagaaaatgagGAGTTTAATGGTCAGACCccctttttttctaatgagacttttgagaaaatgacGAAATTTGGAGTTTCGTTG includes:
- the C24D10.5 gene encoding Transmembrane 9 superfamily member (Confirmed by transcript evidence), yielding MDQIHKYPAYTQYFNIPATILAAILCYQYDVYDLSIDEHRYSIIAIIVSILISGSLIAITKSYRWGNDSEYESGHLGNFKQNYRIGSYGIAMFSFSGMSYFCSYQRYPISALFSFFVFNATSAMIYFVFVWELQPLCRGMKYKKGWKDALVLCSPVLGALVISFIISICIVHFCEMRKVWFAALYYVPQMFLNHQTCSTVQNGEIELVQMKEKCSPMKAIGNQSA